Sequence from the Gemmatimonadetes bacterium SCN 70-22 genome:
GTGCACGTGAACCGCTATCCCGTGGCCGGCACGGTGAAGTTTGTCCACTACAACCCGGGCAAGTTCCTGAACGCCGCCACGGAAAAGTCGAGCCTCGAGAACGAACAGATGTCGGTGGGGCTCGAGCACGACGGCCGACGCATCCTCGTGCGCCAGATCGCGGGGCTCATCGCCCGACGCATCGTGACCTACAGCCGCGAAGGGGAACGCGTCGAGCAGGGAGAGCGGATGGGGATCATCCGCTTCGGCTCGCGGGTCGACGTCTTCCTCCCCACCTCGGCGATGCCGATGGTGAAGGTGGGGCAGACGACGTTCGCCGGCACGACCCTGATCGCCCGCCTGGGAGCGCCCTGACCGTGGCCCGGCCTCAACCGCGCAAGGCCGTCGTCCTCCTGCCGAACGGATTCACGCTCGCGAACCTGTTCTTCGGGGTCTTCGCGATCGTCGCCGCCTCGCGCGGCGACTTCGAACGGGCCGTGTCGTACATCGTCTTCGGAGGCGTAGCCGACGCCCTCGACGGCCGCGTCGCGCGGGCGACGCGGACGGGCAGCCGCTTCGGCGAGGAGCTCGATTCGCTCGTCGACGCCATCTCGTTCGGCCTCGCGCCGACGATGATCATCTACTTCGCCGTCTTCAACCAGGCCGGGTGGGACTGGATCTTCTGCTTCCTGTTCACGATGTGCGCC
This genomic interval carries:
- a CDS encoding phosphatidylserine decarboxylase, which encodes MLLATAMAIVGYTVALGRRSWPFWLLAFVLTIVALWVAYFFRDPERIGERGADLVISPADGRIVMITEVDEPAFLHGRALRISIFMNVFNVHVNRYPVAGTVKFVHYNPGKFLNAATEKSSLENEQMSVGLEHDGRRILVRQIAGLIARRIVTYSREGERVEQGERMGIIRFGSRVDVFLPTSAMPMVKVGQTTFAGTTLIARLGAP